The DNA segment AACCTGGAGTGATGAGTTacagtctgagagagagagactgcagcTTCAGGTGTTTGTTCAGAGGACGGAGCTGTAAAGAAGAGCAGCATGTGGTGGATGCATCACAGCTCAGTGTTGATTTAAATCCTTGATTACCTGATGGAGAGTTCAGGAGTCACTAAGTTCACTCTGAGCTGAAGTCTGATTCTATCAGTTTAATACTTATATGTTACATCTTTATGTTTTATCTTCTACAGAAGCAGAAacattactttatttatctggAACATTCAGTGACTCATTAATAACAAAACATCAGCAGGTATTTGTCttgaagtgtgtgagtgtgtgcgtgtgtgtgtgtgtgtgtgtgtgtgtgagagagtgtgagagagtgtgtgagagtgtttttTCTGTGTATGCATGACTCTTTGTCATGTGACCAGGATGTAGGAAGCTGGCAGAGTTAACAAACCCTCCCCAGGTAAACATGCCACACCTTCACACCTTCAGTCAGAGACAAACTTCCCCTACATCATGTCAGCGGTGTGTTGAtgttctgctgtaaacacacactgaacaacatcatcatcaaacaTATCAGCTGTTCTTCTCTGTAGGAATCATTCAGGAACACACTAAACcaaatcatatcacatcatattCTACTGTTTCATATGGTATCAGATCAAAAACATACCATGCAGTTTAATGTTATATGAATCTGAATCATTCTCCCAGTCCTCTGTCCTTAAATATATGTTCCTTTAGACAGAGTGTTTTATACATGTGTGTAATGTCTTCTTATTTCACCTTATTGTTGAGTGTTATTGCCTGGATGTTATCTGTGTGTATTGTTGCACTATGGCTCAGTTACAGACTGAAATATAAACCTTATCCCTGTGCATCAACACGATACTGTCATACAGCTCACTGCTGTCCATACAATGTTCACCACAGTCTTACTGTTAATCTAAACACATACTTATTAAAGTATCACTAAAGTATTAACTGCAGCTCTGCTTCATTTAACTTTCAGATTCAGGTCCAAAGTTCTCTGAGAGtctgaaaacagaaaactgtagcagaacattttaaaacaaagcatTTATTAACACATTGATTAAGAGCATTTACAAAAACCTGATCCCAAATACACAATCATTGAAAGGTATACATGTCAGTCTGTGTGCATTATAAGAGCAGAACGTTAGGAACAATCCACTGTTTCACTTTTAGTTTCACCACAAAGAACTCTGTCAGTGTCTCTGAACGAGCATCATCTCTTTAGTGTGGTTCATCCCAGATCTCCTGCAGAAACCTCTGTGTCTTTATCTGAGACAGCTGAGCGACTCCACCTGAGAGTGAAGAGTCTCACTAATGAGCACGGTACCTGAAGGATAAGAGTACTGCTTTCTTTTTATGTCAGGACCGGGACTGAAACCAGGAACTCTTCGTCTgtgcttcctcctcttcacttcCTCTTTGAACAGTCTGCTTTTACTGGATCAATGTCCGTCCTGCGTTCTTCATCTTGACTGGACGGTCTCCTAAAAACAtctgaaagagaggaagagggaacaTCAACAGGACGACGCCTCCATCTCTGAACATGTgggaacacacatttaaaaacaacatctaCTCTACATTCACAGGCTGTGTAGACAGAGGCCGGTCTCTTTAAAGGTCCAGTATGTAAGATGAATGGATGCTGTCACTTGATCCCACATGATCCTGCACACTGGTCCTTTACCACGAAGCCTAATGCAACACAGGCAACACTCAAACCTATCAGAGCAACCAGAGGACGCACTCATTCAGCCCGGTTGGTTCAAGTTCTTCACTGAACGATTTATTAGTCTTTGTATGTTCTGAAGATGTAACCCTTTGACTTCCCTGCACTGTGTGATCTGTGTTGAGTCTGAGCTGATAACACACATCCTATAGTCGGTGCTTGTGTTTCCTGGAGGCACAGCTTGCCTCAGACGTGTCTctgccaagcggcaaccctctgcgagaaatgaagccattgcagaagtgttaaaaactgcagttccttaagtgtccactagaggctggctccggaagtaccagaaaccacatacacactcattcaaagagcagaaataaacatttacagcctggatcaaaaagatcatttctctctcagcacacacacactgaacggagggtgaactttttcataacgcagcagtttcaaagatatttagattattgGTTTTGCATAATATGGGCatgtctgacttgattgacagtagctgttagcaaggaggctaaagccccgcctctttacctcacactaactccacagaagttaggatgagttcaacatttccacccgccgacgatcggcttcaaaacaggactTCAGACTAAGAGTCAGACATGAACCCGGCACAGACCATCACTATAAAGCAGCATGTTCAGACCATCGTCTATCGTGTTGTAAAGTTAAGATATAAGATATAATCATGGATAATAAATATATTCCTGACTCATGCATGAAAACGTCTAGACTAGAAGAAGCATCCAAACATCTAAAGATGAGACGTCGCCTACGACAAGGTCTCAGATTGTATAAAAGAAGAGGACGGGTCCTCCAGGAGCGTCTTAGACCGGCTCAGCAGGGAGCGTCTTAGACCGGCTCAGCAGGGAGCGTCTTAGACCGGCTCAGCAGGGAGCGTCTTAGACCGGCTCAGCAGGGAGCGTCTTAGACCGGCTCAGCAGGGAGCGTCTTAGACCGGCTCTTCGGGAGCGTCTTAGACCGGCTCAGCAGGGAGCGTCTTAGACCGGCTCAGCAGGAGCGTCTTAGACCGGCTCAGCAGGGAGGGGAGAAGAAGACGCTCATAGAGCAGAGAGGTTACATCCTCTTCTTTTATACATGAATGGATTCATATCatccagaaacacaaacaccttCAGACTCATGAGATTCACCTTCAGCATGAATCCTCAGACGTGgtcagaggagaggacacagaTCTTTTCCTCACATGCTCTCACTAAAGCTTTTAGTGAATCCTcctcagagagaaacaaacaggcaACAGCCACACCTTCAAAGTCAAGGTGAGGATGCAAGCTCTGACAGGCAGCGACCAGCGGCTCCACGAGGATCCTACCTGGGATGGTCGGCTAAAAGACGCTCTGGACTTCTTGATTCCAGGATGAAACCTGCAGCATGAGGAGGGGAGCCTGCTGCTGACGGAGGGATGATTAGAGATGAGGAGACGTGGAGGAGGTTTGAGGAGCATGAGGTTTAAGAGAGCTTCAGGTTCACAGGATCACAGGGTttagaggtggatggagagacTGAAGGATGGAGTCAGAGGCTGTGGGAACCTTTGTGTTGAGTTTAagaagaggatggagggagcATGGAGGTCCTGATGAAGCTCGAGTTTAGGATTCACGGGAGGATTTTTAAGAAGCTGACATCACAAGAAGGTTTAAGACAAGAATTCAGAGGTAGATATCTGAGGAGGACAGACGGAGATGAACTCTTGAAGGttgtgaggaagaggaaggaaagaagactATCGTTGTCTCCGGGAGGAGGACAAGTCagcaagagaggaggaggaggaggaggaggaggaggatggttcACCATTAGAGACTCACAGGACAACAAGGAcctgaggaaggagggagggatgaacTGGAGGAGGTGGAGTTAGGAGGACAGCGCGTCAATACCTGCAGGAGTGAGGACCAGGGCCTGAAGGAGGTCGGACAGAGAGACCCTCTCACCACATCGTTCCTGTCACCAGGACCAGACGATGCACCTGACGGGTAAACATCAACATCACGTGTGATTGGTGGGATCAAGATTCAGGGGAGGAGCTAGCTGACTGGATCGCTTCACCGTCTCACCTCAGCCTTGGCGATGCGGTCGATGACGGTCTCCAGAGTCTCGTGAGGGTAGCACTTGAGGACCCCCTCCACGCAGCAGGCTCTGGACTCGATGGCCTCACGCATCGTCATGTTCAGGTTGTTGTAGTTCTTCTGAGCCGCCAGATTCTGAGAGGTGGAGAtattcaacacaaacaggaagtcagtcatgaaaacagagtcatgtttgaTCATCACGGATTCATGAAGGGATGAATGAACTTACAATGACATCAAACCTGGAGTACAGAGCGACCACTTTACCTGCAgagcagacacagagggagagagacaacaTACAAACAGATCTTAACCTGGGAGCAGAAAATCTTAAATATCAGCTTTGAAGAAGAGATCTACTTTAAAAACttgcacacacagaaatgtgTGTAATTATTAGCTGTTACTGATTTCAGATCTTATTCAGACATCTTTAATGATTTCTTttattgtctgtgtttcattgtttgattgtttttatgcaCAAGCTGCCCAGAACATGGAACCACAGAGGGACGGTGTCAGGACGAGGGGGAGGGGGAAGCAAATGTGGACCACGGGGGGTTTCTGAGAGTTATTCCAAACAGAGTAACCACTAAAACACAAGCGATCAGAGAGACTCAGGGAAACTCCTTAACACAAACTCAGAGAGGCTACGAGGGACGCCTTAAACCTGGACTACAAGACCGGAGTAAAGACCCGCCAACTTCAAGAGAACTATCGTCTTAGGACAACAGAGAGACGGCAAACTGCTGGAGAGGCTCTGTGATGCTTTTACACGGGACTTCCCTCAGACCCGTCTCTGATCCCctgcaggacctccagacagctggagtcatgtgaccgaggtttcccttTCTGTAATCCCtaaatcaaggatcctcctcctcctcctctcctcatccatgttgtctttctggtcctctgaaaacctctgacctgttgactccaggtctggctccgctcatcatgactttggtttgttgttgtagttaagtgaaatacgatctggtgacacagagtgtttgattctgaaaattaaccggatgttttcatttggttttggtgaaacctgacttcctgtcccgttgtagaagtcttgtgtatctgatccggaggactctgacctaaaggatcagagacgcagccggaacgcaacggagcggatccagaggaagttaacacatggactagaatagaaacctatcagatctggagctgagacggatcggggatggatctggtggaatgtGACCGTaaggcaaacaaacacaacacagagatcCTCTCAGGGAGAGCTCAAGAGTCAGGACAGAGACCTGGAGTCCAGGATTATATTAAAGCTTCCTACACCTGCTTCAACTCAGGACCAAACACCTGACCCTGCACCGTGATGGTTCCCTCACAGGACTCAGAGACTGAGCAGACTGAGCAGACTGAGCAGACTGAGCAGACTGAGCAGACTGAGCAGACTGAACAGACTGAGCAGACTGAGCAGACTGAGCAGACTGAACAGACTGAACAGACTGAGCAGACTGAGCGGACTGAACAGACTGAGCAGACTGAGCAGACTGAGCAGACTGAGCAGACTGAGCAGACTGAGCAGACTGAGCAGACTGAGCAGACTGAGCAGACTGAACAGACTGAGCAGACTGAGCAGACTGAGCAGACTGAGCAGACTGAGCAGACTGAACAGACTGAACAGAGCAGACTGAGCAGACTCAGCAGACTGAGCAGACTGAGCAGACTGAGCAGACTGAGCAGACTGAACAGACTGAGCAGACTGAGCTCCCCTCACAGAGGGCGGTTTGATGTTAACTTGTGATCACCTCGATCATCGACCACAGGCAGAGCAGAGACTCTCCTCTCCACGAAGACGGTCAGAGCGTCGTAGACCGAGGGCGACTCCTGGACGGTGGCGATCTCTCTGAAGGTACCGATCTCCACTTCTTGATCCGCCTCTGAAGGAAGCGAGGTTTAGGAATCATTGATCCCTGCAGGGAGACAGGAGGACTGTAAGGTACATCATATCTGATCtctcagctgttaaaggttAAGGTCAAAGAGTTAGAAAGGGGAGGAGTCTTACAAAGATGGAGGAACTTTAGGATgcgttgtgtgtgtgaggatgtggaGGACGTTTCCTGACGCCGGGTCGATGACGGGCAGCCGGTGGATCTTGTTCTTCAGTAAGGAGTAGATGGCATCGAACAgactgaggggagaggaggaggactgatTCAGAGGACTGAAGGACAGGATGTTCATTTAACTCTGACTCTGGTTCAGAGGTACCTGCAGTCCGGAGTGATGCTGATCAGCCTGTTGACAGAGTACTGCAGGTAGatctctgcagagacacaaacacagactttaataaacacaggaaataaacaGCATGAGTCTGAACCTTCTCTCCTCGCTCTGATACAAACCTCTCCACGTCTCGCTTGTGTTCTTCCAGCTCGTAGATTTGaacctgaaacaaacacaaacacacagcgtgtcagtgtgtgtgtgtgtgtgtgtggtgtgtgtgtgtgtgttgggtgtgtgtgtgtgtgtgtgtgggtgtgtttgtgtgttctcctTGTGATTCATTTAAAGGAAACAGACTCACCAGAGGAGACTTGTAGTAACGATGGAGAATGTTGATGAAGTCTGTGATGGTCAGCATACctgcacactacacacacacacacacacacacacacacacacacacacacacacacacacacacac comes from the Notolabrus celidotus isolate fNotCel1 unplaced genomic scaffold, fNotCel1.pri scaffold_309_arrow_ctg1, whole genome shotgun sequence genome and includes:
- the prkag3b gene encoding LOW QUALITY PROTEIN: 5'-AMP-activated protein kinase subunit gamma-3b (The sequence of the model RefSeq protein was modified relative to this genomic sequence to represent the inferred CDS: inserted 5 bases in 3 codons; deleted 1 base in 1 codon), coding for MLTITDFINILHRYYKSPLVQIYELEEHKXETWREIYLQYSVNRLISITPDCSLFDAIYSLLKNKIHRLPVIDPASGNVLHILTHQRILKFLHLWGSMIPKPRFLQRRIXEVEIGTFREIATVQESPSVYDALTVFVERRVSALPVVDDRGKVVALYSRFDVINLAAQKNYNNLNMTMREAIESRACCVEGVLKCYPHETLETVIDRIAKAEVHRLVLVXQERCGERVSLSDLLQALVLTPAGIDALSS